In the genome of Primulina tabacum isolate GXHZ01 chromosome 13, ASM2559414v2, whole genome shotgun sequence, the window AAAGCATGAAAGATATAATCAATTTGTAAATCCTTCAAGCCATCATTTGCCTTTTGGAGGCAAAACGGTTGTTTTTTGTGGCGATTTTCAACAAATATTGCATGTTATTCCAAAAGGCAGCAGACAAGATATTGTTCATGCCACTATCAATTCTTCATATCTTTGGAGACATTGTATAGTTTTGAGATTGACGAAAAATATGCGATTACAGAATTTAGGTTCTAATGAAGAATGtgctaaaataaaaaaaaaaaattcagattgGATCGCTAATTTAGGAGATGAAAAAATTGGAGAAATTGGAGAACAGAATGACGGTTATGTGACCATAGATATTCCTGATGAACTTTTGATCAAAGATTGCAATGATTCTATTGCAGCAATAGTTGAGAGTATGTATCCGTCTTTAGACAACAATTTCAACAATAATGCATATTTTCAGCAAAGAGCTATTTTGGCACCAACACTTGATGTCGTTCAGTCCATAAATGAATACATGATATCTGTAAACCATTTAGAAGGAAGGTTGTATTTAAGTTCTGATACGACGTGTCAGTCAGATAGAAATGTTGATCTGCTGAATGATTTGCATACCCCTGAATTCTTAAATGGAATAAGATGTTCTGGAGTACCGAATCACGAGTTAAATTTGAAGGTTGGAACTCCGGTTATGTTGCTGCGGAACATAGATCATTCTCTTGGATTATGCAATGACACTAGATTGATCGTCACAAGGCTCGGAAACCATGTTTTGGAAGGACAAATTCTAACTGGAAGTAATGCAGGTCATAAAGTGCTTATTCCAAGAATGTCATTGACGCCTTTTGATCCAAGACTTGCTTTTAAATTTCAACGAAGACAGTATCCTTTGATTATATCATACGCAATGACAATAAACAAAAGTCAGGGGCAATCATTGTCTCATGTAGGACTTTTTTTGAAGAACCCTGTTTTTAGTCATGGTCAGTTGTACGTTGTTGTTGTATCCAGAGTTACGAATCCtaagggtctaaaaattttgatatgtgATAGTGATGGCAACCTGAAAAAATCAACGACAAATGTTGTATTTAAGGaagtttttcaaaatttgtaatttgtttttgttttctaaTTGTATGATCTATATCTATTTAgtttattagtattttaattttaattatttattcaaatgtgcatttttaataattttaatatttaattatataaactaAAATCTCGTGCATCACATATCTATACACAAGCAAATTTGTATGCTCAATTTAGTAAAATCCCCCAAAATGAATTTGCtaaatgagaaaatatatataatgtaaGTATCCTTTTAACATAATTAatgtttaataattaatatatagttTATATGTTATTGTACTAATTTATACTGAATATGTTATTGTATCATGTCAATTCGATgacttttcaaatttcaaattaaattatgaccccttatttaaattaaaaccaCATTATTTTTATTCCAATTACTGTTTTGTATATAGTACATAAAtttatatgtgtatatgatataaTTGATAAACAAATTATCTCATTCATTGTCTAATACAAGTGTGATATTATTTTTCAGCCGAAATACAAAATTGGCTCTTTTATTCATATTTCATTGTTAAGATCTATATGTATATGAAAACAATAGACATTTCAGTTTGTTAAACCGTCATTTTATGTAGAAAGTTAAACAGATTATCATACTTACtaattttaatcattaattAGAAAAAATAAATGTCCGTGCATCGCACGGGTGAAAAACtagtttattataataataattcaaacaaaatttttcaatattaataaaaatataataattacatATATGTTCACataaattaccaaaaaaaaaaaagaacaaataCTGATGGCTCAAAAGAAAATACAAGATGGAAGTTATGTTGCTTAACATAAATTAACCTTCTGTAAATGCTAGTTTCCACCCCTCGACTGCGTTTTCGGTCAATCCCGGGATATAATTGTTTTAATAGCGTGGTCTTCTTAACAAATTAGATTGAAGCAGTGCAAAAAATTGAACTAAATTTGCTTTTATACTCGCTAGAAAGTTTCCCGGTTTAATGTTACTGGAAGGAAGGGTTCAACGGGGTGTGTAAATTGTCATCAGGAACTTGGTCATAGCTTAAATCCTGAGGTCTCTTTACAAACTAAGCCCTCAACAGAGAAGTCTATACAACAAAATCTAATCTTGCTCAGATGTTTGCCTTTTTTGAGATATGGAATTGCTAGAACTACTTGAATTGTTGTATTGATTTGCCTCATGCTGAGCTCGTATTGTGTCAAATAGCTGATGATATAGGTTGACTGACAACGTTGGCACTCATTTCCTCATGTTCGAAACTATCATTGTTTTATTGTGTTAAAATGAAATTGTGAGCAAATTTGTTTAGGTTGGCAGTTGAGCCCGGGCGAGACATATATATAGCTTTTATTTCACAAACAAGTATGCATCTGAAACTTCAAACTCTGTCAAGGGTACTTCAGACTGCTTTGCTTGGAAACAAGTGCCatgtttctttgttttgtggTATGGTGATTAGAGCCGTCAAAAAAGGGTCAGCTAAACGGGCCGTCCTGCAACCCGCCACAACCTGCCTATTTGGTGAGGCGAGGTGGCCTAGccatttttaagttatattagGTGGGTCGGTGGACTAGCTCGCAACCCGCCTCGACTCACCATTTGGAGGGGTGGGCCAACCAGTTGGGCATGACCCATTTTGACTTGCTCTTACAGCGACGTTCAAATGGAGTCATAAGTCATAGTATCAACATTTATTGAATGCCATTGCTTATATCAAACGGTCCTCTTGGTAAGTCAACCTCCTTTTGTTTGCCTTTGCCCAGTGAATGGAACTAGATATTCCAAAGGAGTATTTGAATTGTTTTGAGGTGGTAAACATAGGTTACTTTAATTTGGATTGTATCATTTATATTATGTCATGTGGAATCTTTTGCATCGCCTTCTGCTTCCAGAACATGATATAATTGCCATGCTGGAACTTCGCAGCTTCTTTGCACATACCAAACGGATTTCGTGTGCAAATGGTCAATCTTCCTAAGAAGATGAACATCCACAAGGATCTACAACTCGCTTTGGAAGGAGTTTCTGGAATACAAAACGTAGAGCCAGTTGTTTCTGGAAATGAAAAGATCAGGGATCCAGTTTGCAAAGGCCTTGCTTTCATTGACTTCAAGTACAAAGATCAAGCTGAGAGGTATATCTTGAACATCAATTGATAATTTTACTGGATTCAATGCACGGTTGGAATTCGGAAACAGCAGTAAAAAGTTCTTGATCCTAGTTTGGTGTTTTTTGATTGGATAGACAAGTCCTATCATGGAATAGTCTCAAGTTTGAGATGCCATTTAGCACGTCTTTTTGGAAGAATTGCAGCCTATATCCGACTCTGTCGTGCTTTTAAGATTTTACTGAACATTTTGGCTTAGGAAATTATTCTTCCtgtattttttttctctctctctcgTTCTGTTGATAGGTTTGTGGAGGACTTTTCCGGCACAAGTTTAAGCTTCGGTAAGGTTCAAAAGCAGATAAAATATGAGCTGAAGTAATCAGCTGAAGCCCGAGTCCCAAAAGCCAGCAAGTGATCAATCGCATAAAAAGGCCAATCGCTCTCCTAAACAAGTGGTTCTCAattcagagaatgtctttcaaGCCATTGTTGACACGGACATTTCATTCTTAAGTTCAGGGGAAGAAGATGCCTCGAGTGTAAACGATGATGCAGATGAGAATTACGTGGTAGTACAATGGGAAGACAATGAAGAAACCACTTCTAAGTTCAGTGAAGAGCTTGAAATGAGAGAAGAATCGGTGGCCAAGTCGTTGCCCTCGAAGCAGGGAAGAAAAATCAGACAAAACTATAAAAAGGTGGCACCCGATATGAAGAAAGACAAGATTCCGAAACTAACCATCCCAGGATCTGCTAAGAGGTAAGCTCTATTACAACGTATGCTGAATTATTAGAGCAGCTGTCGATATTGTGAGTATTGTGTTACGGGTGTATTTTCCAAATATGGAGCAAAAGCTTCTTCCACGGTGAAAGAAGAGAGCAGATGATTGATAAACTCATaatagtttgtatttttgtaattatattttattcattattttcaatttcaacATGCTTAATTGATACACTTTGGTGTTATTTTGTTGTATTAAGAAATTTTATGGTATTAGATCAAATTTGAGCTAAAGAgatgatttttataatatttgaagTTGCCAAGATATATAACTgttaaaaaagacaaaaaaggAGAAGTCTTGGTTGTGACTGTTCTTCTCTTTATGTGAAACTAAAACTGAAGCTAGCAGAATTTCAAGGAGTGAATCTCAAAATTCGTGAAGATTATGCTAGAATTTAGAGTCATAATTATTGTATTTGACTTAAAGATAATTCTTAGAGATAGAAGTTGTTCTTGAGAGAAAGAATACTAGATAGAGTTTTATTCCATAAAAACTCTATATTCTTTTTTTGAGATATTTTCTACATTAGGTTTTCTTTTGGTTAATGTGTTTTTCCCTTTGCCCTAATTGATCATCCACACGTGAAAAACAAGGAGGCACAAAAAAAACACAGAATTCTACTCTCTTCAACGTGAAACAGAAGGAGGCCCAAGGTATTTCTCATATTTTCTCCACATTTCTaggataaatttttatttatgattcAAGGAATA includes:
- the LOC142521984 gene encoding uncharacterized protein LOC142521984, whose translation is MRLQNLGSNEECAKIKKKNSDWIANLGDEKIGEIGEQNDGYVTIDIPDELLIKDCNDSIAAIVESMYPSLDNNFNNNAYFQQRAILAPTLDVVQSINEYMISVNHLEGRLYLSSDTTCQSDRNVDLLNDLHTPEFLNGIRCSGVPNHELNLKVGTPVMLLRNIDHSLGLCNDTRLIVTRLGNHVLEGQILTGSNAGHKVLIPRMSLTPFDPRLAFKFQRRQYPLIISYAMTINKSQGQSLSHVGLFLKNPVFSHGQLYVVVVSRVTNPKGLKILICDSDGNLKKSTTNVVFKEVFQNL